The Pseudomonas sp. MH9.2 genomic interval GCCAACCTTGAAATACCACCCTGGCAACTTTGAGGTTCTAACTCAGGTCCGTTATCCGGATCGAGGACAGTGTATGGTGGGTAGTTTGACTGGGGCGGTCTCCTCCTAAAGAGTAACGGAGGAGTACGAAGGTGCGCTCAGACCGGTCGGAAATCGGTCGTAGAGTATAAAGGCAAAAGCGCGCTTGACTGCGAGACAGACACGTCGAGCAGGTACGAAAGTAGGTCTTAGTGATCCGGTGGTTCTGTATGGAAGGGCCATCGCTCAACGGATAAAAGGTACTCCGGGGATAACAGGCTGATACCGCCCAAGAGTTCATATCGACGGCGGTGTTTGGCACCTCGATGTCGGCTCATCACATCCTGGGGCTGAAGCCGGTCCCAAGGGTATGGCTGTTCGCCATTTAAAGTGGTACGCGAGCTGGGTTTAGAACGTCGTGAGACAGTTCGGTCCCTATCTGCCGTGGACGTTTGAGATTTGAGAGGGGCTGCTCCTAGTACGAGAGGACCGGAGTGGACGAACCTCTGGTGTTCCGGTTGTCACGCCAGTGGCATTGCCGGGTAGCTACGTTCGGAATAGATAACCGCTGAAAGCATCTAAGCGGGAAACTAGCCTCAAGATGAGATCTCACTGGGACCTTGAGTCCCCTGAAGGGCCGTCGAAGACTACGACGTTGATAGGTTGGGTGTGTAAGCGCTGTGAGGCGTTGAGCTAACCAATACTAATTGCCCGTGAGGCTTGACCATATAACACCCAAGCAATTTGCGTCGAAAGAGCAGATTGCGGTGTGTGAAGACGACACAAACCGAAAATTGGCAACAACCCACAGATCTATCACATCCCCATTAGTTGGCCCGTTGCGCGCAAGCACGACGATCCGGCAGCCGAATTTCTTGACGACCATAGAGCATTGGAACCACCTGATCCCATCCCGAACTCAGCAGTGAAACGATGCATCGCCGATGGTAGTGTGGGGTTTCCCCATGTGAGAGTAGGTCATCGTCAAGATTGAATTCCGAAACCCCTGTTTGCTTACGCAAACAGGGGTTTTGTTTATGCGCGGAGAAAACATCCTCCCCATCAAAAAGGCCTTAGTCCGCTCGCATCGGAACCTGTACTCGCATGCGGTAAAAAATTTGCGCGGCTATTTTTTGGGTAGACCACTAGAATGGGCCGCTATCCTTTCGTCTTTGAGTCTCCAGTTCTATGCCCGATCAAGCCAACTCCAGCGGCCTGGCCCAAGTGCCGCTAGATGAGTTGCCGCTCGATGATTTGGTGGCTTGTCATGAATGCGATCTGCTCATGCGCAAGCCCGTGTTGTCCCGCGGCGAAAAAGCTCAGTGCGTGCGCTGCGGCTACGAGCTTTATGCCCAAAGGCACAATGTCGTTCAGCACAGCTTGGCATTAGTGATCGCGGCATTATTGCTGTACATCCCCGCGAACTTTTTGCCCATCATGCATCTCAATCTCCTGGGCCAAACCTCGAAAGACACCGTTTGGACGGGCGTGCTGGGATTATTCGATACCGGCATGCAAGGCGTCGCAGCGGTGGTGTTTCTGTGCAGCATGGGTATCCCGTTACTCAAATTGCTCTGTCAGTTGTCTGTGTTGCTGAGCATTCGTTTGAATGTTGGCCGGAGCTTTGGCCTGCTGCTCTACCGTATTTATCATCACCTTCGTGATTGGGGCATGCTTGAGGTGTATCTCATGGGCGTGCTGGTCGCGCTGGTCAAGCTTTCCGACCTCGCTGAGCTGACTCTGGGCGTGGGGCTGCTATGTTTTATCGGCTTGTTGTTGGTTCAGGTCTGGCTTGAAGTGACCATGTCGCCCCACCAGATTTGGCAGGCGTTATCAGGTGGAGATGCACATGCGGGCGATTGATGCCGGGATTCTGATTTGTGCGGAATGCCATGAACTCAACAAAGCTGACCCGGACAATGACAACCTGACGTGTACTCGCTGCGGAGCGCAGGTACACCCTCGTCGCCCTGACAGCATGAAGCGCACGTGGGCATTGCTGGTGACTGCGGCCATTTTGTACATCCCTGCCAATATGTTGCCGATCATGACAGTCAGCTCATTGGGGCAGGGTGATCCCTCGACCATCATGTCAGGCGTCATTCAACTGATGCAACATGGGATGTACCCCATTGCCATCGTGGTGTTCGTAGCCAGTATTCTAGTGCCCACGTTCAAATTGATCGGTCTGGGCCTACTGCTTTTCTCGGTACAGCGTCGTCAGCCCTTATCGGCGCAACAGCGCATCATCATGTACCGCTTCATTGAGTTCATCGGTCGCTGGTCTATGTTGGACATATTCGTGATCGCCATTCTTGTGGCTGTGGTGAATTTTGGCCGCATCGCCAGTGTCGAAGCTAATCTTGGCGCAGTCGCTTTTGCCAGTGTGGTGATTTTGACGATGCTCGCCGCAGTAACTTTTGATCCCCGACTTATTTGGGACAACACGGAGTCGGATGACGACCATGAGTGATTTGCCTACCGCTAAAACCCGCCCTGCGTCCAATTGGTCTGCGATCTGGATACTGCCCTTGATTGCGTTGATCATTGGCGGGTGGCTTGGCTGGCGGGCATATAGCCAGTCAGGCATCGAGATTGAGGTGCGTTTTGAAAGTGGCGAAGGCATCCATGCCAACAAGACCGAAGTGGTCTACAAAGGCATGTCGATCGGCAAGGTCAAGGCCTTGACGTTAGATGATGAAGGCAATACAAAAGGCGTTATTGCAACCATTGAAGTGAACAAAGAGGTCGAACCGTCCCTGCGGGCCAACAGCCGTTTCTGGCTGGTAAAACCGAGCATCACGTTGGCAGGGATCACCGGTCTGGAAACTTTGGTGTCGGGTAACTACATTGCCGCAAGCCCTGGCGATGGTGAGCCAACACGCAAGTTCAAAGCGTTGGCAGAGGCACCACCGCTCTCGGACAGATTGCCGGGGCTGCACCTGACCCTCAAGGCCGACCGTTTGGGTTCGTTGAATCGAGGCAGTCCGGTGTTCTACAAGCAGATCCAGGTTGGGCAGGTCAAAAGCTATGTCCTGTCGGAAGACCAAGGCACGGTCGAGATTAAAGTCTACATCCAGCCGACCTACGCCAATCTAGTGCGTAAACACACACGTTTCTGGAACGCCAGCGGCATTAGCATCGACGCCAATCTGTCTGGAGTAAAGGTGCGCAGCGAGTCGCTGGCCAGCATCGTTGCTGGCGGTATTGCCTTCGCTACGCCAGAGCACCGAAAAGACAGCCCACCCACCGACCCCAGTCTGCCTTTTCGTCTGTATGAGGATTTTGACGCCGCTCAAGCCGGGATACGGGTCAAGCTCAAGCTGAGCGACTTCGAAGGTTTGCAGGCCGGCCGTACGCCCGTGATGTACAAGGGTATTCAGGTCGGCAACATGAAAACGCTCAAGGTCGATCCCGATCTTTCCAGCGCTACGGTCGAATTGGCCCTGGACCCTTTGGCTGAAGACTATCTGGTGGAAGGCACCCAGTTTTGGGTAGTCAAACCCTCAATTTCGCTGGCGGGCATTACGGGTTTGGAGGCATTGGTCAAAGGTAACTACATCGCGGTTCGTCCCGGCGATCTAGGTTCGCCGCCCAGACGCGATTTCGTCGCCAGAGCCAAGGCACCACCACTGGACCTGCGCTCGCCAGGTCTGCATATGGTGCTGTTCAGCGACACACTGGGTTCGCTGGATGTCGGCAGTCCTATCCTTTACAAGCAGGTTAAGGTCGGCTCAATCCAGAGCTATCAATTCTCCCGCGACCAGAAACAAGTCGTGCTCGGCGTACATATCGAGAAGGAATACGAAAATCTGGTCAATGGCTCGACTCGCTTCTGGAATGTCAGCGGCATCACACTGAAGGGGGGGTTATCGGGTATTGAGGTCAAAAGCGAGTCCCTACAAAGTTTGATGGCGGGGGGCATATCCTTTGAAACGCCGCTGGCCAAATCGCCGCTGCAAAAACGTATCCCTCGCTTCCGCTTGTTTGCCAGCCGTGATCTGGCCACACAGCGCGGGACCGAAATCACGATCAAAGTCGACCGTGCAGACGGTCTGCATCCCGGTACGACAATCCGCTATAAAGGTCTGGATGTCGGCAAGGTCGAAGACGTCGATCTGACCAGTGATCTACAGGCGGTGATGCTGACGGCGCGGATCACCGAAGTACCCGACAAAATCGCCCGTGTGGGCACCGAGTTTTGGGTGGTCAAGCCAGAAGTGGGATTGATCAAAACCTCGAATCTCGAGACTTTGGTCACCGGCCAATACCTGGAAGTGTTGCCGGCCAGCAAAAGCGCGGGACCGCAGAAAAGCTTTGTTGCGTTGAAGGCCCCTCCGAATGCTTCCGCACGTGACGAGGGATTGAGTGTGGTCCTGAGCGCGCCACGTCGTGGCTCAATCAAGCCGGGTGTGCCGGTGACTTACCGTGAAGTGACAGTAGGCAAGGTCATGAGCTACGAATTGAGCCCGACGGCTGATCGTGTATTGATCCACATCCTGATCGAGCCGCGTTATGCGTCGTTGGTTCGGGGCGGCAGTCGTTTCTGGAACAGCAGTGGCTTTGGCGTTGACTTCGGCTTGTTCAGAGGTGCGACCGTCCGTACGGAGTCGCTGGAGACGCTGATCGATGGCGGCATCGCGTTTGCCACGCCGGAGGGGGAGCGCATGGGGAGTCAGGCGCGACCTGAGCAAACCTTCCCGTTGTTCGACAAAGCCGAGGATGAATGGCTGCAGTGGGCGCCCAAGATTTCTCTCGGGAAGTAGAGCAGTCAACGCGGTGTGCCAGGCACACCGCGTTGGCTTCTTCAGCTGCACATCAGGCCAGCACGGTCTCTGCTTCAGGATCTGCCGCCACTGCTTTCACCTCGTCATGGCGACGGATGTATTTCCAGTCGGCCTCGTCGATGTAAATGCCGTTAGGTCCGCTACCGCCTTCCAGATCGATCGCAACGTGTGCCGAGACCTGGGGTTTGACGCTGGCCAGAATCGGTACAAAGCCTAGCTGCAAACTGGTCTCCAGCAAGGCGGCCTGGTTTTTCTCGTCAATGTCGGCCGCTTCGTCGAGGTAGTAAGGCAGACGAATGCGCCCGGCTTGATCGCGATCCATCAAGTGCAGCAACAAATACATGTTGGTCAGCGCTTTGATGGTCATGGTCGTACCGTTAGACGCCGCACCATCGATATCGGTATGAATCACGGGTTGGCCGTTGACCTTGGTGATTTCGAAGGCCAGTTCGAACAAATCCTTCAGGCCGAGTTGGTTGTGGTTAGCCGCCACCAACCGTGCCAGATATTCCTTGGCCTCTTCGTTCTTGTTGTCCTGATCGGCACTTTGGCTGAGGTCGAATACCGACAGCGTTTCGCCTTCTTCGTACTGACCAGCGCTATGGATGATCTGGTCGATGTGTTTGAGTGCTTCCTTGTTCGGCGCCAGAACGATGCGGAAACTCGCCAGGTTGGACACCTGCCGTTTGTTGATCTCGCGGTTGAACAGCGCCAGTTGATGCTCAAGGCTGTCGTAGTCGCTGCGAATATTACGCAAGGTCCGGGCGATGTCGGTCACTGCTGCACGCCGTGCTTTACCCAGAGTAAGTGCCTCGTCTTGGCGATGCGCGTAGGCGTTGATCAGCAAGTGCAGGCGACGCTCCATGTCATCTTCACTGTCGAATTTGGCTACACCCTTGAGGCGCACTTGAGCGTAAAGCGCTTCAATCTGGCCATCGCTGCGCTGCAAACCCTGCCAGCTGTCCTGATAGTCATTGAGCAGCGGCAGCAGGTTCTCCAGCGAGTCATCCACCGGTTCCATGAACGGCGTACCGAACGGCATATCTGCAGGCAATAGCTGACGACGACGCAGGGCGTCATCCAGCGTGCGTTGCTTGGCTTCCATGTCGCCGATCTGCCGACCGACCAGTTGCAGCTTGGCGGAGAGCTGCTGCACACGTTCGGTGAAAGCATCGCTGGAGCGTTTGAGCTCGTCCTGCGCGGCTTCCATTTGCGCCAGCTGTTCGAGTTTCTCCGGCTCTTCCGCATTCAACGTCTGGCTGCGACGGAAGTCTTCCAGCGCTTTTTGCGCGTCCAATACCTGCTGGTACAGGGCTTCGGTCTGCGTTTTGCTCGCCGCCCGGTCCGAGGCAACGGCCTGTTGGACTTTCAGCTGCTTGAGTTCTTTTTCCAGACGTTCTTTCTGATCACGCAGTGCCGCACGGTCAGCCAGGGCTTGCAGCGCGGGCGGTTCAATGTGGGAAAGATTGATCGTCAGGCCCGGGACTTCGAAGCGCTCGCCTTTAAAGCTGTCGAGGATCAGCTCCAGTGATTTGACCCACGCGTCGCCATCATCGAGTGCAATACCCTGCTCGCCGAGTGGCAGGCTGAATAGCGCGCTGTTGAACAAACGCATCAACCGCTCGACATCTGGCTGCGAGAACTCTTCGCGCAAGCGGGCATAGCTGTTGTTGTCAGCGTGATCGAGTTGTTGCTTGACCGACTTCAGGCGTTTTTCCAGATCGCGCAGGCGTTCATCCAGGTCCTCGGCGCTGAACTGCCGGGACTGGGCCAGCGCACCGGCCAGTTCATCGTGAGCATCCTTGGCTGCCAGCAATTGCTGCTCCAAGACCTTGACGTCATCGACCAGCGCAAAACGATGCTTGAGTACCGACAACTCGCCGATCCAGCGCTGAATACCGCTGATTTCTCGCTCCAGGCGCATCAACTCCTGAGTCCCGCCACGCTGATCGTTTTGCAGCGAGTCCTGCTCGTTTCGGTAATGTTCGGCCTGGATCACCAGCTCTTCTTTGCGCGCGTTGGAATAGTCCTGCCACGTGCCCAGTAGCGAATCGAGCAGCGGTGACAGTCGGTGCAGTTTGCCGCGTAGTACTTCCCGCTGCTTGACCCCAGAGGACAGGGCTTCGACCAGTGGACCGGCGAGAACCAGTGCGTTGTAGTCCTGTTCCATGCGGCGTACGTCGCGGAAGGCTTCTTCGCACGCGGCGATGTAATCAACGCTGCCGGACCGCAAGCTGTGTTCAAAGGCATCGAGGAACAACTGCTTGAGTTTCGCCGCCGTGATTTCGCGCATATGCAGCAAGTTGATGAACAAGGCTCGGAAGGTCTTCAGGCTCTGTTCGCTGGTGGAGCGCAGCGGGATCAGGGTCAGGTCCAGCGGGATCGACGTATGACCACCCACCAGCAGGCGACGCAGTTCATCGGGCTTCAGCTCATAGGCTTTCAGGCCGTGGCTTTCCAGGTTGCTGAACAGCTCTTTTTGCCGCAAGCAGGTGTCATTTTTCTGATAGTGCGCCAGGTCCAGTTTGCCAGCGTAAGCAAAAAACTGGTGACCGAACCCACCGCCCGGTCCGCGTCCGACCACGCCAATCACATGCGGGCCGTGGGGCAGCGAGACTTCCACCAGGATGTAACTGGTGTCGGAGGCGAAATAGAAGCGCCGCGACTGTTCCAGGCTGTACTTACCGAAACTCATGTCCGACATGCGCGCCAGAATCGGGAATTGCAGGGCGTTGATCGAGGCGCTTTTGCCCAGGTTGTTCGCGCCGTACACCGACAAGGGGTGTTCCAGCGGGAACAGACCAAGGCTGTAGCCAGCCGTGTTCAGCAGGGCAAAGCGGCGGATGCCATAACGTTCCTGGCTCATGCGTCCATCTCCTGTTGCTCGGCGGCAATGGCCCGGGCCAACGCCTGCGCTTCGGTTTCTTCAGGTTCGTCGAACTCGGCGAGATCCAGCGGGTCATCGGTTTTCAGGAGTTTTTCGTCGCTGTCGCTGTCATCGTCAATCAGGATCGGCGTGGGCAGTGGCAACACGCTGTGCAGGCTGGCCGCCAGATCACGGTCCTGTTGCACCGATAGGCAGACGTCGAGGAAACGGTGCATCGGCGGCAGGAATCGGTAGATGCCGTTTTCTTCGTTGGCGAAACCGAGCTGGGTCATGCGGCGCATGATTTTCTCTTCCAGCTCTTCCTGGGTTTGTACTTCGGCTTGCACAAACAGGTCGCGGTATTTTTCCAGCAACGAAGGCAGCTCATCACGGCCCAGGCTACCGCCGTCGAGCACTGCGACCGGGTCGCGGCCCTGATCGGCCAAGTGCTCGACGATGATGAAGGTGAACAGCGCCAGGCGTTGCGCGGTCTTGTTCACCTGTGCGGCGGCCATTTCCGGGACGAAGTAATAGAAACCGCGGGTGTCGCAGACCAGTTCAAAGCCCAGGGCCTTGAACAGCGTTCGGTACTGGTCCTGGCAATTGGACAGCTGCGCATACAGCTCCGGGTCGCGGCGGCTGATGTGGTAACCCTTGAACAGCTCGCGAAAAATCGGCGCCAGCTGGGACAGTTCGGATAGATCAAGATGCATGAGGGGTGCTCGCGGAATTCTCTAGGTGCTCGTCTCGGCTAGAGAGCAGGGCGAAGGAGCGCAGGCTGACCTGATGCTCCTGCGTGTTGTAATCGCGACGTTCAAGGCGCTCACGGGTAAAACGCTTGTCCCGCGACAGGCGCGAGAACCAGTACAGCAATTCGTCGGTGGCGCCGTCCGGTTCTTGCTCCAACAGCCAAACCATCAAATCCGGCATCGGCAGGGCGTCTTCGCAGCGCTCCAGCATTTCTTTGACCGTGCGGGGCGCGCGGGGCGGTTCGCCTTTGCGTGTGACGTTGGCCTTGGGGAATTTCGCCGGTTTCGGTTCGAAGCGGGCCAAGGCATACACATAGGCTTCAACCTGACTGGCGCTGCCCAGGAACGTGCTTTGTGGTCGAGTGAACATCGACATAGCCGCTTGCGGCACGGCATCCAGCCCTTTACGGCGGATAGCAGAAAGCGCCAGCGCCGCACCACGGGTGACTGCGTTATGCCGGCGGGCTTCCTCACGCAGCGGCAACAGCAGCTCGCGGGCGTGACGCAGGGTCAGTTGAGCGCTGGTTTGCATCTCCAGGATGCGTGCGTGGGTACGCAGCAACATGTCGTCATCGACCAGATGGCCAAGGCGCTGCTGTTCGGTGAGCAGGCGCAGCAGAACATTTTCCACCTTGCGCACGCCCTGTTCGAACGCCCCGTCGGCGTTGACCAACTGGATCATCGGTTCGATGTACTCGTCCCAGGTCGCCAGCACCTCGGCATAGCGCTGACGCAGCGGAATCTGCCGGTCACTGGTCTTGGCCCGGTCAGCCACGGCGACCAGCGCCTGCTCATCATTGGCCAGCTTTTTCAGAACATCGCGCACACGCATGTCCAGCAGACGCAATTGCCGCGCCAGGTCGTTGGCATCGCGGATGTCGAAAGCGTCCTGGATATAGCCTGCCAGACGCTCCAGATGGCGTAGATAGGCTTCGATCTCCAGACACAGGCCAAGGCGATGTTCACGCCGGAGATAGGACAGAAAGTCATGGATCTGTGCGTTCAGTTCAAAACGGTTAGGGCTTTTAGCTACCGGAACCAGAATATCCAGACGAATCCACACGTCCAGCAGGCTGGTGATGTCTTGTGGCGTGCTATCCAGTTGCTGGGCGGCCAGTTGCAGGCGCAGTTCGCTCAGGCTCAAGGTGCCTTGGTCGAAGTGTTCGCACAGTGGCTCAAGGAGCGCCCAGTGTTCGGCAAGGGCGCGCAATACGCGCTTAGGTTCGATCATGGGAAGGCCGGTTGGTTGGCAAATAAAAGCAGCGATTGTACTGCATCGGCTACCTGAGATTTCACCTCCGGGCGATCAACTGCGGCGGGAATCGGCGAAGGGCGGTAGAATCGCCGACTTAACTTATCCACAGGTGGCTGACCTTTGCTTAATGAGTCCCGCCGCCGCGCTTATATGACTGCCATGCAGGTGGTCAATTGGCTGCCGCGCACCGAACTGCCCTTTGCCGCACCTTCACGCCCGGAATTGCTCGGGCCCTTGCCGTTGCCGGTCGAACAGGCTGTTGCTTCGCCTGCGCCCGCCGTCGCTGTTACGCCAGTCGCCACGCCTGTTGCGCGTCCGGTAGTCGAGCGGCCGAAAATCGAAGTGCCCCGTCCGTCGCTTTCCAGCACCCGAAATGGTGCCGTGGCCGACGCAGAGGTCGCTGCACCAGCACCAATCAAGGCCGTTGCCGTTCCTCCTCCACGCTTTGCCTTGCAACTGCTGCGGGCCGGGCGTTGCCTGGTGCTGGTCGAGTTACCCACAGGCGAGGCATTTCAGAGTCGCGACCCGTCCTATATGTTGCTCAAGGACATGTTGCGTGCCGCCGGTCTGCCTGACAGCCCGCAAATCATTGGCGAGCCGGTGCGTTGGCCATTGTTGGTCCGTGGTCAATTGGACCAGGGCCCCGCAGCCGCGCGTGATTTCGTGCAGGGATTTGTCCTCGCCCGACTGGAAGATGAGCCGTGTGCATGCCTGTGGCTGATCGGCTTGCCTGCGGTGCGATTTGCTGGCGAAGCCACTGCCGAGTCCTACAATCAAGAATTGCAGATCGACGGTCTGGGCAGTGCCTGGGCGCTGCCCGGTCTGGAATTATTAATGGATGAGCCGCAACGCAAGGCCGATGTCTGGCAAGCCATGCGTCGGCTGATGACACGCTGGAAAACGATTGATGACTGACGTTTCAATAAAGAGCCCCTCAATGAGCGACGCTGTAACTTTCCGCCCGATGACCGAAGCGGACCTGGACGCTGTACTGAAAATCGAATACGCGGCGTTCAGCCATCCCTGGACCCGAGGCATCTTTCTCGACGGGCTCAAATCCTACGAAATATGGCTGATGTTCGAAGGCGCCCAGCAAGTCGGCCACGGCGTGATCAATGTCATTATCGACGAAGCGCACCTGCTCAATATCACCGTCAAGCCAGAAAGCCAGGGCCGTGGTCTGGGCCTGCGCTTGCTGGAACACCTGATGTCGCGGGCCTACCAGATGAACGGCCGCGAATGTTTCCTCGAGCTGCGCGCGAGTAACCAAGCAGCCTATCGCCTGTATGAGCGCTACGGCTTCAACGAGGTGGGCCGCCGTCGGGATTATTACCCTGCGGTCGGCGGGAGCGAAGACGCGCTGGTCATGGCCTGCACCCTGTTTGAATAGTCGTTACTCTGGCTTGCCGTCGAGCGGATCGTGGCGAGCCAGTTCGGCTTCATCCAGGCCATCACCACCCCCGATGTCATCTTCATCGACGACACTCAAATCCCAGTCGGTAGGGCGGTTTTCGCCAGCTTCATTAGCTGAACGTGCGCCATCTTCGTCGATCATGTTTTCCGGGTCCAGGTCATCGTCGGTAGAGTGGTGATCCGGGGTCGACGCGCCGGTCATCCCCGCTTCACGAACCCGCTTGTCCGGGAACTCATGTTCGAGTTCGTTTTCTGGCACAAGATCGCCGATGCGACCGGTGTCCTCCTCTTCATCGAAGTGCAATTCTTCCATCGAGCCCATACGGTCTTCATTGTCATCGATCGGTTCAGGCTGTGGGGCACCGTAAGGGCGGCGTGATTCAGTCATGGCAATTCCTCATGTTTTGGGGCCTTATAAAGATTGACCGGCCGCAACGATGAAGATTCCTTTTGTATCCTCAGCAAAAGTAGTGGCACATAAGCGTGACCCAGACAGCCGGGCGCCAGTCAAAGCTGGGCATCATTTTCGAGGCTTCAACGCATGAACGAACTACAAGATCTGATTGATAACAACGAGCGCTGGGCCGACGCGATCAAGCAGAAAGACCCGGAATTTTTCGCCAAACTGGCCCGCCAGCAAGCGCCTGAATACCTGTGGATCGGTTGTTCTGATGCACGCGTGCCAGCCAACGAAATCGTCGGCATGCTGCCGGGCGATCTGTTCGTACACCGTAATGTCGCCAATGTTGTGCTGCACACTGACCTTAATTGCCTGTCGGTGATTCAGTACGCGGTGGACGTGCTCAAGGTCAAACATATCCTCGTCACTGGCCACTATGGCTGTGGCGGCGTACGTGCAGCGATGCAGAATCGCCAGCTTGGCTTGATCGATGGCTGGCTGCGTTCGATCCGCGATTTGTATTACGAAAACCGCGTCCCCTTGGCCCTGCTGCCAACTGAAGAAGAGCGTGTTGATCGGCTGTGCGAACTAAACGTGATCCAGCAAGTGACCAATGTCGGCCACACCAGCATTGTGCAAAATGCCTGGCATCGGGGGCAGAGCCTGTCGATTCACGGCTGCATCTACGGGATTAAGGATGGCCGCTGGAAAAGCCTGAACGCGACCATCACCGGTTTCGAGCAGCTGCCGCCGCAATACCGGCTTCGTCCGCTGGGTGAATGAAAGGCAAGGCGACTCATTCCTTGAGTCGCCTTGTATCCGCTTTTTTTAAAGTGGTGGCTGAGCCAGCACCGAGCCAGTCGGCGGCTGCACGTCGTGGGTCACTCGGCATCGCACGGGCTAGGCTCGGCCTTCGTACGGAAGTGATTACCGCCATTCCTTTTCGCGAAATACATGGCTTCATCGGCGTGCTTGAGCAGCTGTTTCTCTTCTATGCCATGTTCGGGGTAGAGCGCGATCCCGATGCTCAGCAGAGTACACAAGCCTTGACCTTCCATGTTCAGCGGGTGACTAAGCTCGCGATGGATTTTTTCAGCCACCCGCAAGGCGTCCTCCGGTAACTGGATGTTGTGCAGCAGCACCAGAAACTCGTCACCGCCGATGCGCGCAACCGTATCGGTTTCGCGCACGCATTGTTTTAGGCGCTGTGCCACTTCTTGCAGTAACTGATCGCCTGCCGCATGGCCGAGGGTGTCGTTGACCTGTTTGAACTTGTCCAGATCGAGGTAGAGCAGGGCGAACTGGCCTTGTTCGCGCCGGGCCATCGCGAGTGCAGTCTGCAGCCGATCCTGGAACAGTCCGCGATTGGGTAACTGGGTCAGTTGGTCATATTGGGCCATGTATTGCAGTCGAGCGTGCAGTTGTTTGCGCTCGATAGCGGCGGCGACTTGAGTGGAGACGAACTGCAACAGCTCTTGATCCTTCACGGTATAGCGTGTGCCACCTGAGTAGCTCTTGACCACCAAAGCACCGATAGTGCCCCGGTTCGAGTGCAACGGTACGCCCAGCCAGCACAGCGAATCGGTGTCGAACTCGGCGCGTAAATATTCCGGAAAGGTGGTCAGTGTCTCGGGGGTCAATAGCAGCGGGAGCCCGGTGCGGATCACCTCGGCACTCAAAGAGTCGGTGACTGTTTGTGGATCGGGTGCCTGGTCCTGTTCATCCACGTGGTAGGCAAAGCTCAACTGGTCACTCTTTTCGTCGTACAGCGTCACGGAAAAATTCAGTGCGGGCAGCAGTTCGCCAATGATCTGATGAATGCGATGAAACAGGGCGGGCAGATCCTCGGCGGCGTGGGCGGCTTCAGAAATGGAGTACAGCGCGGCTTGTACCGACTCAGACTGTTTGCGCTCAGTGATATCACGTGCAACCCCGATCCTTAGTTGATCGACTTCCGACCAGCGGGCCGACCACATGATGTGCACGATTTGCCCGTCTTTGCGCACATAACGGTTTTCGAAATGGGGTTTAGGCTGCCAGCCGATGATTTCGCTGGCGGCCAGCAGCGTCCGCGCTCGATCTTCGGGCAGCACCATGTCTATCATGACCCGGCCGATCATTTCCTCGGGCGT includes:
- a CDS encoding energy transducer TonB, with product MLNESRRRAYMTAMQVVNWLPRTELPFAAPSRPELLGPLPLPVEQAVASPAPAVAVTPVATPVARPVVERPKIEVPRPSLSSTRNGAVADAEVAAPAPIKAVAVPPPRFALQLLRAGRCLVLVELPTGEAFQSRDPSYMLLKDMLRAAGLPDSPQIIGEPVRWPLLVRGQLDQGPAAARDFVQGFVLARLEDEPCACLWLIGLPAVRFAGEATAESYNQELQIDGLGSAWALPGLELLMDEPQRKADVWQAMRRLMTRWKTIDD
- a CDS encoding diguanylate cyclase domain-containing protein, translated to MEQPYPQLSNFVDLMLDAVCVVDSQGRFVFVSAACERIFGYTPEEMIGRVMIDMVLPEDRARTLLAASEIIGWQPKPHFENRYVRKDGQIVHIMWSARWSEVDQLRIGVARDITERKQSESVQAALYSISEAAHAAEDLPALFHRIHQIIGELLPALNFSVTLYDEKSDQLSFAYHVDEQDQAPDPQTVTDSLSAEVIRTGLPLLLTPETLTTFPEYLRAEFDTDSLCWLGVPLHSNRGTIGALVVKSYSGGTRYTVKDQELLQFVSTQVAAAIERKQLHARLQYMAQYDQLTQLPNRGLFQDRLQTALAMARREQGQFALLYLDLDKFKQVNDTLGHAAGDQLLQEVAQRLKQCVRETDTVARIGGDEFLVLLHNIQLPEDALRVAEKIHRELSHPLNMEGQGLCTLLSIGIALYPEHGIEEKQLLKHADEAMYFAKRNGGNHFRTKAEPSPCDAE
- the rimI gene encoding ribosomal protein S18-alanine N-acetyltransferase; the protein is MSDAVTFRPMTEADLDAVLKIEYAAFSHPWTRGIFLDGLKSYEIWLMFEGAQQVGHGVINVIIDEAHLLNITVKPESQGRGLGLRLLEHLMSRAYQMNGRECFLELRASNQAAYRLYERYGFNEVGRRRDYYPAVGGSEDALVMACTLFE
- the mksE gene encoding Mks condensin complex protein MksE; translated protein: MHLDLSELSQLAPIFRELFKGYHISRRDPELYAQLSNCQDQYRTLFKALGFELVCDTRGFYYFVPEMAAAQVNKTAQRLALFTFIIVEHLADQGRDPVAVLDGGSLGRDELPSLLEKYRDLFVQAEVQTQEELEEKIMRRMTQLGFANEENGIYRFLPPMHRFLDVCLSVQQDRDLAASLHSVLPLPTPILIDDDSDSDEKLLKTDDPLDLAEFDEPEETEAQALARAIAAEQQEMDA
- the can gene encoding carbonate dehydratase — translated: MNELQDLIDNNERWADAIKQKDPEFFAKLARQQAPEYLWIGCSDARVPANEIVGMLPGDLFVHRNVANVVLHTDLNCLSVIQYAVDVLKVKHILVTGHYGCGGVRAAMQNRQLGLIDGWLRSIRDLYYENRVPLALLPTEEERVDRLCELNVIQQVTNVGHTSIVQNAWHRGQSLSIHGCIYGIKDGRWKSLNATITGFEQLPPQYRLRPLGE
- the mksB gene encoding Mks condensin complex protein MksB encodes the protein MIEPKRVLRALAEHWALLEPLCEHFDQGTLSLSELRLQLAAQQLDSTPQDITSLLDVWIRLDILVPVAKSPNRFELNAQIHDFLSYLRREHRLGLCLEIEAYLRHLERLAGYIQDAFDIRDANDLARQLRLLDMRVRDVLKKLANDEQALVAVADRAKTSDRQIPLRQRYAEVLATWDEYIEPMIQLVNADGAFEQGVRKVENVLLRLLTEQQRLGHLVDDDMLLRTHARILEMQTSAQLTLRHARELLLPLREEARRHNAVTRGAALALSAIRRKGLDAVPQAAMSMFTRPQSTFLGSASQVEAYVYALARFEPKPAKFPKANVTRKGEPPRAPRTVKEMLERCEDALPMPDLMVWLLEQEPDGATDELLYWFSRLSRDKRFTRERLERRDYNTQEHQVSLRSFALLSSRDEHLENSASTPHAS
- a CDS encoding serine kinase/phosphatase, which encodes MTESRRPYGAPQPEPIDDNEDRMGSMEELHFDEEEDTGRIGDLVPENELEHEFPDKRVREAGMTGASTPDHHSTDDDLDPENMIDEDGARSANEAGENRPTDWDLSVVDEDDIGGGDGLDEAELARHDPLDGKPE